Within Vicinamibacteria bacterium, the genomic segment TCGAGAGTTCCGGACTACGATTTTCCGCCGCCCGTCGAGGTGCCTCCGCTATGATGCGGCTTCCGCCGTTTCGATATCTCGCGCCCAGGACGGCGCGCGAGGCGGCGAAGATGCTCGCCGATTACTCGCCCGAGGATGCCATGCCCGTCTCCGGCGGCACGGATCTGTACCCCAACATGAAGCGACGGCAGTTCGAGCCAAGGGTTCTCGTTGGGCTCCGGGGCCTCGAGGGCGGCCGCGAGCTCACGGGAAGTCCCGAATCCGGTATCACCATCGGAGGCCTGCGCACCCTCACCGCGCTCGAGAACAATTCGATGCTCGGAGAGCACTACCCCGCTCTGGCGAAGGCGGCCGCTTCGGTGAGCTCTCCCATCCTGCGCAACATGGGAACCATCGGGGGAAACCTTTGCGTCGATACGCGCTGCAACTACTACAATCAGACCTACGAGTGGCGGGCGGCCATCGACTTCTGCATGAAGAAGGACGGAGCGATCTGCTGGGTGGCGCCTTCGAGCCCGCGCTGTTGGGCCGTGAGCTCCTCCGACACCGCACCGGTTCTCATCGCGCTCGGTGCCACCTGCACGCTCGTCGGCCCCGAAGGCGACAGACGAGTGGCCGTGAAAGACCTCTATCGGCACGACGGCATCGACTTCATGAAGAAGAAGCGCGAGGAGGTCCTGACCGAGATCCAGGTCCCCAAGACGAACGGCCTGCGCGCGACCTACTTGAAGCTGAGGCGTCGCGACAGCATCGACTTCCCCATCCTGGGTGTCGCCGCCGCTCTCGCGACCGCGCGCGACGGAACCATCGAACGGGCACGCATCGTGCTCACCGCCGTCGAGTCCGCTCCCATCGAGGCGGTGGAAGCGCAGAAGCTTCTCGAAGGCCATCGGCCGACCGACGAGCGAATCGATCAGGCGGCCGCCATCGCCTACCGCCCCGCAAAACCTCTGGACAATACCGATCTCACCCACGCCTACCGC encodes:
- a CDS encoding FAD binding domain-containing protein yields the protein MMRLPPFRYLAPRTAREAAKMLADYSPEDAMPVSGGTDLYPNMKRRQFEPRVLVGLRGLEGGRELTGSPESGITIGGLRTLTALENNSMLGEHYPALAKAAASVSSPILRNMGTIGGNLCVDTRCNYYNQTYEWRAAIDFCMKKDGAICWVAPSSPRCWAVSSSDTAPVLIALGATCTLVGPEGDRRVAVKDLYRHDGIDFMKKKREEVLTEIQVPKTNGLRATYLKLRRRDSIDFPILGVAAALATARDGTIERARIVLTAVESAPIEAVEAQKLLEGHRPTDERIDQAAAIAYRPAKPLDNTDLTHAYRKKMARVYVARALRELAGRV